One Zingiber officinale cultivar Zhangliang chromosome 10B, Zo_v1.1, whole genome shotgun sequence genomic window, atgctgTAAAATGTCAAAGTGAAAATGATCATCTAGTATGATAAGATAGTGTATGTATATATAAATATCATGCTACTATGGTTTCTGGCTATCCCACTAAAGCCATAAAGGAAATCCCCAAGAAGCTGCCTATCCACAGGAAGCTATTTGGAGCAAACCTACCTGTCGACAAGCATTAGAAGAGTGTTAATAAAAAGTGGTTTAACTATGACCGAGATACAGAAGTCTAGTCTTACCTCCTCCAGATGGATTCCCACCATTATCTGAAAGACTTGGCGGTGAAGACGACGAAGAATTGTTCAGCGTAATACCAAGATCGGAACAATCAGCTCCCAAAGAACCTAAATCGGGTTTAAAGCTTCAAAATAGTCCTAGGCAAATATTCATAGGAATAATATTCTTACAGTCTCTGTAGCAAGGCAAATTTGTGCTGTTGAGAAGATTGCTGTAGCCCTCATGGCAATCACAATGATACCCGAACGTCGAGTTTTGCACACACTGGCCTCCTCCACAGTAGGCAACGGAACAAACTTTTGGAAATAAAGGCGATACAAGTTATACATCCTCAACCTCAGCTCTCACGTATATCAAGGATCATGAAACTTACTGTTCGATATGTTGGGGAAACGCGGTGGTTCAGGAGGCGTTGCCGGAGTCCCGGAGTCATTGAAGCATTTATAATTTAGGGAACCTACAAAAGATTTCCAGAGTTGAATCAGGACGGCCATTTGTATACGACTGCTGTTCCATGGCAAGGAAGAGGGGAAGACGACTCACAGTTGGGGACGACGCAAGGGAGGAATCTGAAGCTATCTCCGACATGGAACTGGCTCCACCCCCTGTCGCAATTGCACACGTAACCGAAGAACACGTCCGATGACTCTTCGCAGGTTCCCCTTCCGCACTGCGTGCTCCTATTGCACATATTACCTGTTTATTCCATTCCACCACAAAACCCACCTCAAATTACTTTATCCTATTGGAGcacgccgagagaggaggaggatgtACCGAAGAGAGGCTGGAGGAGAGGAGCAAGCGGGTTCCCTGCATCTGCTCTGTGCGAAGTGGCGAGGAACTGGAGGAGAGCAAGCAGAGTTAGCACCGCCACTTCGACTTTAGGACGACGATCCATCTGCCTTCCCTGCGGTAGGAGAGCCAGGAACGAAAAGCAGTAAAGGGGAGAAGTTTTTAAAGCGAGGGGACGATGTCACAATGCGAAATTGACATTGGAAATCGATGCACACCGATCGAGAGTCGACACTCGAGAAATGTGTGAAATAAGTATCCACCGTTCACTGGGCCACGCCTTGAAGTTCACGACCGGACTTCATTAAGGTGGCCGTTGGGAGTTCGATGCCGTAATCGTTTGGCATTCTTCTTCTCGTATCTGAGCACACGAAAGTCAATTGAATTTTCCACTGATGGAGATTTTTGACAGATGGAAGGAAGAAGCATTTACGGAAACTGAGTGACTAAATTTATGGGGAAATTCATTCAAACATTTGACTGATTTATTtctagaagatcacaagaacaaGTCAATTTTCACCGAAATCAAAATCCCAGGAGAGAGTGTAGGGGAAGCGATAACGCACTAACTTCACAAAATCATTTTTTGGGGATTCCAAAAAACAAACACATTCGGTTGATTGCTTTGTCGCTCCGAAGAGATGCCACATTAACCTGCAGACCCATCGACTACTCGAgtctttaatttaaaatattttagtggAATTTGCATCTTTCGATCCTTTTGAATTCTGTATTTGAAATCTCATAACTTTGGAAAGAGACGGAAAGCAATCGAAGGAAATCTTGTGCCATGGTTTTCATACGGAAGAGTAAGGATTgataagtttaaataataattaaagtcGCTTTTTTTTTATACTTCTCCTTAATCCTTTGACAAAACGATGCCTTACAGCACTAACCAAAGCGATGTCCTCTAATTTTTTTCAAGGATTAGAAACTCAAAGAAGCAGCCTAATTCACACACTTCCGGGTAAATGATAAACTTTGTTTTTTATTCCCCTTAAATTTGGAAGTTGAGGTTTGTATTGGATGATGAAATGAATGAAATTAAAAACGTTATTTTTGTAAATCAATCCAAGCAAACATTGAGAAAAACATGGATTTCACGTTGAAAACTACAGAGACGTCCAATGGGCCTCCAGAATCGATTCGGCCCAACATTGACACCAGATTGTTAACTCGTTAATGATTCGATGAaaatgcaggattatgatacgtaaaatgtttaaattaaattcatccaaatatttttttttttatatagatgGAAAGGAGTAGGgtgaataatataaaaatattgatatttaaaTTTGTGTTCAATATATATATTCCAACTATAATTCAAAATATCTATATATttgtggtaaaaggtgaatacgttcgctTTCAGTGTCTCCGTCAACCCGTCCTAAGGTcaacatgaaaaagaaaaatatctacaTATTTGAACTATAATTCAAAATACCCTAGTAAATTATTTGAACATTAATTTAACGATaagttattttcaaattttcaatcaaaACTTAAACCTAGAATGTAGTCttacatgttaaaaaaaaaattattttcatccgtgtatttaaaattttcatgtaTATAAACATCATCTATTTGTCACTcactttttttatataaaaaaagataaaaatgagacataattttttttaaaatttaacatatttaaatttatattgaatacattttcatgatttttttttcacttaatataattcctcataaatttaacaaaaatttaatatatttttccattTAATTGAACATCATTATTTTTTAcctgatcaaccaatcgattaaccaaatcgatTCAACCTAACTCAATCGATTAACATATATTTTCAATTGATTATTGAGAtgaaagaagaatcatacataaaaaaaatatataaaattttaatataatatgctggaaaaattatatttcattttaaatttctttattgaaaaaattaagagagaattagataaattaattcttattatattaaaaaaaaattacatacaaattatatacaaaatttaaattgtGTTTGGAGATTCTAAcatatttttctcttaatttaaatatattaatttaaaattatgaaaaaataattattcCAGTATAGCTCACTAGCGAACAATCGAATAGGTTCGAAGATATATACATTCATGTTTGAGTGGGCTCAAATtcgataattttaaatataaatttaatatttttcaaatcgaTTCAAAAACTTCACGAATTGACTCGATTCGCTTGCACCCTAGAAAACACAAATCGAACACAAATCCGCTCGTGACTCAATTCGCTTGCACCCCTAGGAAACACAAGTCCGCTTGACTAATCTTTGCTGACCAACCAGCCGattaacatgttcgacccaatCAAACTCGTGAAATTGGCATTCCTGTTTCCACTGATACCAATATCGATTTCAGCCACAGAAGATTCACAATCAGAATGAATTCAACAAATTAATCAAGATcgattcatttcttcttcttcatcttcagcaAAATCAAAGGCCTCTAAATTAGTGCTAGGAAAGCAGAGGCAGAGCAGCGACATGAGTCCTGCAGCAGGGGCACTGCGACCGAGCTGCCAGCCATGGCAGCAGGCACTCCGTGTGATACTTGTGCGCGCACGGCAGCCATGTCACCCTCTGCTGCGCCTGCACCTCCTCCAGGCACACCGCGCACACCTCCACCCTCGACCTGCTCCTCTGCAGCGCCTCTCCACTCCTGCTGCTCTCCTGCGCATCCGCAGCAGACCCAAGCGCCACCGACCTACCGGCTGCGCCGCAagcggtggaggaagaagaagaagaagaagaagaagaaggagaagaagtaggAGGGCGGTGGGAGCCGTGCATGCTCTGAAGCTTCTCCGCGAGGCGGAGACGCGCGGCGAGCGCCGACTCGCCCATCGCCGTCGAGGGCGACGGCCGGTGCGAAAGGGGGAGCCGCGCCGAGGGCGAAGGCTCCGGCGGCCGCGCCCAGCCGTCGAGGCGGTTATGCATC contains:
- the LOC122029789 gene encoding protein crumbs homolog 1-like is translated as MDRRPKVEVAVLTLLALLQFLATSHRADAGNPLAPLLQPLFGNMCNRSTQCGRGTCEESSDVFFGYVCNCDRGWSQFHVGDSFRFLPCVVPNCSLNYKCFNDSGTPATPPEPPRFPNISNICSVAYCGGGQCVQNSTFGYHCDCHEGYSNLLNSTNLPCYRDCSLGADCSDLGITLNNSSSSSPPSLSDNGGNPSGGGRFAPNSFLWIGSFLGISFMALVG
- the LOC122030608 gene encoding E3 ubiquitin-protein ligase RDUF2-like, which produces MLPGVELARKRRMHNRLDGWARPPEPSPSARLPLSHRPSPSTAMGESALAARLRLAEKLQSMHGSHRPPTSSPSSSSSSSSSSTACGAAGRSVALGSAADAQESSRSGEALQRSRSRVEVCAVCLEEVQAQQRVTWLPCAHKYHTECLLPWLAARSQCPCCRTHVAALPLLS